From Allofrancisella guangzhouensis, a single genomic window includes:
- the pheA gene encoding prephenate dehydratase, protein MLKISFQGEHGAYSEQAVSSFLKSQGIEEFEAIPCLSFFDAIEETISGRSKFVILPVENSLAGSVIPAYDELIKSNLKVKAEIVLKIQHCLMGLQGVDFSTIDAVISHPQALAQCSKSLKKLKLIPQAFADTAGAAKYIFEKQKDNYLAIASKLAAETYGLEVFQTGFEDEHFNYTRFLLMGYDNLELGEQVSTKFKTSIIFSVEDKTNALVNILNVFGKHSINLTKIESRPSRDRAWNYLFFIDFEGSEDDHHVQLALLEVLKKSTFLKVLGSYKTYQFN, encoded by the coding sequence ATGCTTAAAATATCTTTTCAGGGCGAACATGGAGCCTACTCTGAGCAAGCAGTATCAAGCTTTCTAAAATCACAAGGGATAGAGGAGTTTGAAGCTATTCCGTGTTTGTCTTTTTTTGATGCCATAGAAGAGACTATAAGTGGTAGATCAAAGTTTGTTATTTTACCAGTAGAAAATTCTTTAGCAGGTTCTGTAATCCCTGCTTACGATGAGCTTATAAAAAGTAATTTAAAGGTTAAAGCTGAAATAGTTCTTAAAATTCAGCATTGCTTAATGGGCTTGCAAGGTGTGGATTTTTCAACTATTGATGCTGTAATATCTCATCCTCAGGCTCTAGCTCAATGCTCAAAGAGCCTAAAAAAACTTAAGCTTATTCCTCAAGCATTTGCTGACACTGCAGGAGCGGCTAAATATATTTTTGAAAAACAGAAAGATAATTATCTAGCGATAGCAAGTAAACTTGCGGCAGAAACTTATGGTCTTGAGGTTTTCCAAACTGGATTTGAAGATGAACATTTTAACTACACACGTTTTTTGTTAATGGGTTATGATAATCTTGAGTTAGGTGAACAGGTTAGTACTAAATTTAAAACTTCGATTATTTTCTCTGTAGAAGATAAGACAAATGCTTTGGTGAACATTCTTAACGTCTTTGGTAAGCATAGTATTAATCTTACGAAGATTGAGTCTCGTCCATCTAGGGATAGAGCTTGGAATTATTTATTTTTTATCGATTTTGAAGGATCAGAAGATGATCATCATGTTCAATTGGCACTTTTGGAAGTGTTGAAAAAAAGCACTTTTTTAAAAGTTTTAGGGTCTTACAAAACATACCAATTTAATTAG
- a CDS encoding DUF3301 domain-containing protein: MSIALYTLIFLGVCFFTWRNFMRNKELAISVAERSANKYNLDLLDDTVCLRKISIKLGNNRIAVYRIYSFDYNTITSSERFRAYIVLRNGKLDDIVISEDEKADIVRENIVSEQVSSKQAINNIIKFDE; this comes from the coding sequence ATGTCTATAGCTTTATATACGCTAATATTTTTGGGTGTTTGCTTTTTTACATGGCGTAATTTTATGAGAAATAAAGAACTAGCAATTAGTGTTGCTGAACGATCAGCAAATAAATACAATTTAGATCTATTAGACGATACAGTATGTTTACGTAAGATAAGTATTAAATTGGGAAACAATAGGATAGCTGTATATAGAATTTATTCATTTGATTATAATACTATAACTTCAAGTGAGAGATTTAGAGCGTATATAGTTCTTAGAAATGGTAAGTTAGATGATATCGTTATTTCTGAAGACGAAAAGGCTGATATTGTGAGAGAAAATATAGTTTCAGAACAAGTTTCTTCAAAGCAGGCTATAAATAATATTATAAAATTTGACGAGTAG
- a CDS encoding HAD-IB family phosphatase: MYIRKKNIIFDFDSTLIKKESLELILEPILKEFPDKLKEIEDITNLGMQGQINFRKSLEKRLAIASPTKASIEDFVIKHYPNLLTVGILELIIDLKQAGFNIWIFSGGLTDCIIPFAEYLGITKNNIFAVDVVWAENGGFYSLDNTNGACDSKLSAFEKVKSLFVGEVIVVGDGYTDYQLYESGFVDKFIVYTEHVVRENVTGKAKHIANNIHELRDLLLL; this comes from the coding sequence ATGTATATTAGGAAAAAAAATATAATTTTTGATTTTGATTCGACGTTAATTAAAAAGGAATCATTAGAACTTATTTTAGAGCCTATATTAAAAGAATTTCCCGATAAACTAAAAGAAATTGAGGATATAACTAATCTTGGTATGCAGGGCCAAATAAACTTTAGAAAGTCATTAGAAAAAAGATTAGCTATTGCCAGTCCTACTAAGGCAAGCATAGAAGATTTTGTAATTAAACACTATCCTAATTTACTTACGGTAGGGATTTTAGAGTTAATTATTGACTTAAAGCAAGCAGGTTTTAATATTTGGATATTTAGTGGTGGACTAACTGATTGCATTATTCCATTTGCTGAATATTTGGGTATTACTAAAAATAACATTTTTGCTGTTGATGTCGTTTGGGCTGAAAATGGGGGCTTTTATTCTTTAGATAATACTAATGGAGCTTGTGACTCTAAGCTTAGTGCTTTTGAGAAAGTTAAGAGTTTATTTGTTGGCGAGGTGATAGTAGTAGGAGATGGTTACACAGACTATCAACTTTACGAATCAGGATTTGTGGATAAATTTATCGTGTATACCGAACATGTAGTTAGAGAAAATGTTACTGGTAAAGCTAAACATATTGCTAATAATATACATGAGCTTAGAGACCTTCTACTCTTGTAG
- the alr gene encoding alanine racemase, producing the protein MNVNVLEVNINTLRNNILAIKKYTGTKFCLPVKANAYGHGLEIIVKNTKDIVDFYATACASEALGVYKNSDNVPILIFGAVEQETIQELADKNIRFSIHDLDDIQKLEKYAKRYSKKLKAHLFVNTGMNMLGVDYDEALEIILRVFESEYIFLEGVYSHLACADIKDHFFNKLQSEKFEAIVKHVKSLDPNIICHFANSYGSIGQNGIFYDMVRPGILSYGFLPEFEVADSLKIIKPVAKLYTQVIKVIKLSEASYVGYSISYKGSDDEFIAILPIGYGDGFSRQLGGKGSVYINQKKYPIVGRVNMDALAVSLGRNDCDIKVGAKVELISDLPQKENSVRKLAKLLHTIEYEVVTTLNQRVIRHEYL; encoded by the coding sequence ATGAATGTTAACGTTCTTGAGGTAAATATAAACACTTTAAGAAATAATATCCTAGCTATTAAAAAATATACAGGAACTAAGTTTTGTTTACCTGTAAAAGCAAATGCTTATGGCCATGGACTAGAGATTATTGTAAAAAATACTAAAGATATAGTTGACTTCTATGCAACTGCTTGTGCTAGTGAAGCTTTAGGAGTGTACAAAAATAGTGATAATGTTCCTATATTGATCTTTGGTGCTGTTGAACAAGAAACTATACAAGAACTCGCAGATAAAAATATTCGATTTAGTATTCATGATTTGGATGATATTCAAAAATTAGAAAAATATGCCAAGAGATACTCTAAAAAACTTAAAGCACATTTATTTGTAAATACAGGTATGAATATGCTAGGTGTTGATTACGATGAAGCATTAGAAATTATACTAAGGGTATTTGAGTCAGAGTATATATTTCTAGAGGGGGTATATAGTCATCTTGCTTGTGCTGATATAAAGGATCATTTTTTCAATAAACTACAAAGTGAAAAATTTGAAGCTATAGTTAAGCATGTAAAGAGTTTAGATCCAAATATTATATGTCATTTTGCTAATTCTTATGGCAGCATAGGTCAAAATGGGATTTTTTATGATATGGTGAGGCCAGGTATTTTAAGCTATGGTTTTTTGCCCGAGTTTGAGGTTGCTGATTCACTTAAAATTATCAAGCCTGTAGCGAAGCTTTACACTCAAGTTATAAAAGTTATAAAATTATCAGAAGCTTCATATGTGGGCTATTCAATAAGTTACAAAGGTAGTGATGATGAGTTTATAGCTATATTGCCTATAGGGTATGGCGATGGTTTTTCACGTCAATTAGGAGGTAAAGGAAGTGTGTATATAAATCAAAAAAAATATCCAATAGTTGGCAGGGTAAACATGGATGCTTTAGCAGTGTCATTAGGCCGAAATGATTGTGATATAAAAGTTGGTGCAAAGGTGGAGTTAATTTCTGATCTCCCGCAGAAAGAAAATAGCGTCAGAAAACTAGCTAAGTTATTACATACAATAGAATATGAGGTAGTTACAACTCTTAATCAAAGGGTAATAAGACATGAGTATCTATAA
- a CDS encoding APC family permease: protein MIKDKLTIGSLIAIGIGAIMGSGWMFSAQYTSEYAGPASIISWIIGALLMIFIALTFAESCTIVPVQGSTSRIPHITHGTLISYIFAWITWISYLVLAPIEVQAVLQYIAVFYPGLIDLQNNGALTMQGIPIAVVLLLVFCAFNFYSLRWLVKINNVITLFKILVPTTIALAFIVFCFSLPELKDVTLESNLEFTPFGINGILSAVSLGGIGYAFVGFKTIVELAGNTKNPKKSIPIATLSTILICLVIFLLLQVAYLLVVSKYVHNNVWDLDIISKGYSSSFGAFALLARQFGQVWVMYLLYFGAILFPLVAGLLYFCVALNSLNAMVANGYMPKILNKVNPTVNKPIYAIVLNFLVAMIMFAPFPGWKTMTAFLTSLISLTYLTGATSTVAMRYRLPDMERPFRLKAAFLISVLGVFASTLVFLWSGWSIVSKSGFAIFIAIFLLALYRNFGADKSARILWNFKESTWFWFYIIAVTAVSYFSDFGGTGALDFYLAALILLLVSFITTLLAKYYCLPSAEIKDGIKQALHHQREYLD from the coding sequence ATGATAAAAGACAAATTAACTATAGGTAGCCTTATAGCGATAGGTATAGGTGCTATTATGGGTTCAGGATGGATGTTTTCAGCCCAGTACACTTCAGAGTATGCAGGTCCAGCTTCAATAATTTCTTGGATTATAGGGGCATTACTAATGATTTTTATAGCTTTGACATTTGCTGAGAGCTGTACTATCGTGCCGGTGCAAGGTTCAACTTCAAGAATCCCTCACATTACACATGGAACTTTGATAAGCTATATTTTTGCTTGGATTACATGGATCTCATATTTGGTATTAGCTCCAATTGAAGTTCAAGCAGTATTACAGTATATTGCTGTTTTTTACCCCGGTTTGATAGATCTGCAGAACAATGGTGCTTTAACAATGCAAGGCATTCCAATAGCTGTTGTTTTATTACTAGTTTTTTGTGCATTTAACTTTTACTCTTTACGCTGGTTGGTGAAAATAAATAATGTAATTACTTTGTTTAAAATTTTGGTTCCGACAACGATAGCGTTGGCCTTTATAGTTTTTTGTTTCTCATTGCCAGAGCTTAAGGATGTAACGCTGGAATCTAATTTAGAGTTTACACCATTTGGTATAAACGGGATTTTGTCAGCAGTTTCATTAGGCGGTATTGGTTATGCTTTCGTTGGATTTAAAACTATAGTTGAGTTAGCAGGAAATACAAAAAACCCTAAAAAATCTATCCCTATAGCTACCTTAAGTACTATACTTATATGTTTAGTTATATTTTTGCTTTTGCAAGTAGCATATCTACTGGTTGTGTCTAAATATGTTCATAATAATGTATGGGATTTAGATATTATTTCAAAAGGGTATAGTTCAAGTTTCGGAGCTTTTGCGCTATTGGCAAGACAGTTCGGTCAAGTCTGGGTTATGTACTTATTATACTTTGGTGCAATACTATTTCCATTAGTTGCAGGGCTTTTATATTTTTGTGTTGCTCTTAATTCATTAAATGCTATGGTTGCAAATGGTTATATGCCAAAAATACTTAACAAGGTTAATCCAACTGTAAATAAACCCATTTATGCTATAGTTTTAAACTTTTTAGTTGCTATGATTATGTTTGCGCCTTTTCCAGGCTGGAAAACAATGACTGCTTTTCTTACTTCATTAATATCGTTAACTTATCTAACAGGTGCCACCTCGACTGTCGCGATGAGATATCGTTTGCCAGATATGGAAAGACCATTTAGGCTAAAAGCAGCTTTCTTAATATCAGTTTTGGGAGTTTTTGCATCTACATTAGTATTTTTATGGAGTGGTTGGTCAATTGTTTCCAAATCTGGGTTTGCAATTTTTATAGCTATTTTTTTATTAGCTTTGTATAGAAATTTTGGGGCAGATAAATCAGCTAGAATTTTATGGAATTTTAAAGAGTCTACTTGGTTTTGGTTTTATATTATAGCAGTTACAGCAGTTTCATATTTTAGTGATTTTGGTGGTACAGGAGCATTAGATTTTTATTTGGCAGCTTTAATATTATTGCTAGTAAGTTTTATTACTACATTATTGGCTAAATATTATTGCTTACCATCGGCTGAAATTAAAGACGGAATTAAACAGGCTTTGCATCATCAGAGAGAATATTTAGATTAA
- a CDS encoding M48 family metallopeptidase — translation MENIKIVYKNIKNLKLALDTGGNVVVTSPRSFSKKEIFDILQTRKAWIEKHRNRIVVNKKYNYNLYNLDQGSQVFFLGKEYTVELIESKQNLLVEKERSLVFYLNSSVISNRKFKLILLEEFYRDKADIILNNLVAKYLKITNQEVQKVVIKKVKTRWGSCNHTKKIINLNVDLVLRDIQAIEYVILHEVAHLTHPNHSKDFYSYVANYMPDWKVREKSLK, via the coding sequence ATGGAAAATATAAAGATAGTTTACAAAAATATTAAAAACCTTAAACTAGCTCTGGATACAGGAGGAAATGTTGTAGTAACGTCACCTCGAAGTTTCTCAAAGAAAGAGATTTTTGATATTTTGCAAACAAGGAAAGCTTGGATAGAGAAACACCGAAATAGGATTGTTGTTAATAAAAAATATAATTATAATTTGTATAATTTAGATCAAGGAAGCCAAGTGTTTTTTCTCGGTAAGGAGTACACTGTGGAGCTTATAGAATCAAAGCAAAATTTGCTTGTTGAAAAAGAAAGATCTTTAGTATTTTATTTGAATTCAAGTGTTATATCGAATAGAAAATTTAAGCTAATATTATTAGAAGAATTTTATAGAGATAAAGCTGATATTATTTTAAATAATTTGGTAGCTAAATATTTGAAAATTACTAATCAAGAAGTGCAAAAAGTTGTAATTAAAAAGGTCAAAACGAGGTGGGGGTCTTGTAACCACACTAAAAAGATTATAAATCTTAATGTTGATCTTGTACTTAGAGATATTCAAGCTATTGAGTATGTTATACTTCATGAAGTAGCTCATCTGACACATCCAAACCATTCTAAAGATTTTTACTCTTATGTAGCAAATTATATGCCTGACTGGAAAGTTAGAGAAAAAAGTTTAAAATAG
- a CDS encoding DUF475 domain-containing protein: MKTLKYFYGSFFVTVLGIAIGVFFYPDNPSAIIYSISVLAILEISLSFDNAVINAKILGQMPKFWQKAFIFIGLPIAVFGMRLVFPILLVSVSSNVNFVEVISLALNNPTQYQTILESSMPYICSFGGSFLLMVFFNFFLSENQGHHWLPILENNILIRKIRQYDGGYILLAIVIGFLVIYLTNSNIQGKIAIAYLFGVIVHESIGLINSFFDNPTTNTTTVVRNGLMGFIYLEIIDASFSFDGVVGAFAISTNIIIIMIGLGIGAMFVRSLTILFIERKTLAKYIYIEHGAHYAIGFLATILLLKIFTHIPEWFSGSIGVLILVASFVHSSIVTNKSLQE, encoded by the coding sequence TTGAAAACTCTAAAGTATTTTTACGGATCATTCTTTGTAACTGTCTTAGGTATAGCTATTGGAGTATTTTTTTATCCAGATAATCCTTCTGCAATCATTTATTCGATCTCAGTTTTAGCAATCTTAGAAATCTCTTTAAGCTTTGATAATGCTGTTATTAACGCAAAAATACTAGGGCAAATGCCGAAATTTTGGCAAAAAGCTTTTATTTTTATTGGTTTACCTATAGCTGTATTTGGTATGAGACTAGTTTTTCCAATATTATTAGTTAGTGTATCTAGCAATGTTAACTTTGTTGAGGTAATTAGCCTAGCTTTGAATAATCCCACACAATACCAAACTATCCTAGAAAGCTCTATGCCATATATTTGTAGTTTTGGTGGTAGTTTTTTACTCATGGTTTTTTTTAATTTTTTCCTCAGTGAAAACCAAGGCCATCATTGGCTACCAATCTTAGAAAATAATATCTTAATAAGAAAAATCCGGCAATATGATGGTGGATATATACTACTTGCTATAGTTATTGGATTTTTAGTAATTTATTTAACTAATAGTAATATCCAGGGAAAAATAGCTATAGCCTACTTATTTGGTGTAATAGTCCATGAGAGTATAGGTCTAATAAACTCTTTTTTTGATAACCCAACTACTAATACTACAACAGTTGTCCGTAATGGTCTAATGGGCTTTATTTATCTAGAAATTATTGATGCTTCTTTTAGTTTTGATGGTGTAGTTGGAGCTTTTGCTATTTCTACAAATATTATAATTATCATGATAGGTTTAGGGATTGGAGCAATGTTTGTTCGATCACTGACTATTTTGTTTATTGAAAGAAAAACCTTAGCTAAATATATATACATAGAGCATGGTGCTCATTATGCTATAGGCTTTTTAGCTACTATATTATTACTTAAAATATTTACACATATACCAGAGTGGTTTAGTGGATCTATAGGGGTATTAATACTGGTGGCTTCATTTGTACATTCTTCTATAGTAACTAATAAATCTCTACAAGAGTAG
- a CDS encoding L-serine ammonia-lyase, producing MESTFELFSIGVGPSSSHTIGPMRAGCNFVNVYKEYLQKTTRIQIDLYGSLALTGKGHKTDYAVILGVMGFLPESLDIEVAKKLYGNCLTNEKLDLNQQFTIDFNYNKDLIFHYNEFLPEHANGMRFSLFAGDKLLCEKEYFSIGGGFIVDKKQIKKDEVPTEKPCDKPYKFANMAELRQLCEKEKKSIDKIMFENEKVAYGEELSRIKLKEIWQAMNNSIEKGLNCPEMVLPGGLKVRKRAPSMIKKLREKNVINTDFNYLNAYAIAVNEQNACGERIVTAPTNGAAGVVPAVLKYYIETHKHLTETVLEESIDKYLLICAAIGILYKSGASISAAEVGCQGEIGVACSMAAAGYCALLGGDIDSIESAAEIAMEHNLGLTCDPIGGLVQIPCIERNAMGAVQAINAAKLAYLDSGEKRFVGLDYVIKVMYQTGLDMSSKYKETSLGGLAINVPVC from the coding sequence ATGGAAAGTACTTTTGAACTTTTTTCTATTGGTGTGGGACCGTCTTCTTCTCATACTATAGGTCCTATGCGGGCAGGTTGTAATTTTGTAAACGTTTATAAAGAGTATCTACAAAAAACAACACGTATACAAATAGACCTTTATGGATCTCTTGCTTTGACTGGAAAAGGTCATAAAACTGATTATGCGGTTATTTTAGGTGTTATGGGTTTTTTACCAGAATCACTAGATATAGAGGTAGCTAAGAAGTTATATGGTAATTGTTTGACTAACGAAAAATTAGATTTAAATCAACAATTTACCATTGATTTTAATTACAACAAAGATCTGATTTTTCATTATAATGAATTTTTACCTGAGCATGCTAATGGTATGCGTTTTTCGTTATTTGCTGGAGATAAACTCCTCTGTGAAAAAGAATACTTCTCTATAGGAGGAGGTTTTATAGTAGATAAAAAGCAGATAAAAAAAGATGAGGTGCCTACAGAAAAACCTTGTGATAAGCCATATAAATTTGCAAATATGGCGGAGCTTCGTCAATTATGCGAAAAAGAGAAAAAAAGCATTGACAAAATAATGTTTGAAAATGAAAAAGTGGCTTATGGTGAAGAACTATCGCGTATTAAATTAAAAGAAATCTGGCAAGCTATGAATAATTCAATCGAAAAGGGATTAAACTGCCCGGAGATGGTACTACCAGGTGGATTAAAAGTGCGAAAAAGAGCCCCTAGCATGATTAAAAAGCTTAGAGAGAAAAACGTTATTAATACGGATTTTAATTATTTAAATGCATATGCTATAGCTGTAAATGAGCAAAATGCATGTGGAGAGCGTATAGTTACAGCACCTACTAATGGTGCTGCAGGAGTTGTACCGGCAGTACTAAAATACTATATTGAAACACATAAACATTTAACTGAAACTGTGCTTGAAGAAAGTATAGATAAGTATTTGCTTATTTGTGCGGCAATAGGGATTTTATATAAATCAGGTGCATCTATTTCAGCTGCTGAAGTAGGTTGTCAAGGTGAAATAGGCGTGGCCTGCTCAATGGCTGCGGCTGGATATTGTGCTTTACTTGGTGGTGATATTGACTCTATAGAATCAGCCGCTGAGATAGCTATGGAGCATAATTTAGGGCTTACTTGTGACCCTATAGGAGGGTTGGTTCAGATTCCATGTATTGAACGTAATGCTATGGGTGCTGTTCAAGCGATAAATGCAGCTAAACTTGCTTACCTTGATTCAGGTGAAAAACGTTTTGTTGGTTTGGATTATGTCATAAAAGTTATGTATCAAACAGGATTGGATATGTCTAGTAAATATAAAGAAACATCTTTAGGTGGCTTAGCTATTAATGTTCCTGTATGTTAG
- a CDS encoding glutathione S-transferase family protein has translation MINLYQLPKLEGKNYSMSPFCIKLELYLKVAGLAYQNHFGLEFNKSPTGKMPYIQIKGKKYADSNLIISRLEQENNFFIDEHLDSQQKAIALSFIRLCEDSLYWAGLYSRWIDTDNKIWKINFIEASGLPKIMASIIYPVVKRNILRQLRSIGLMSLTKSEIYSKAEKDISAIANFLEVRKYFFNDKVSLLDLTVFSFLVTIGDGTCSKRLQSFVCSKNLGSFIENIQNKYLAT, from the coding sequence ATGATTAATTTATATCAATTACCTAAGCTAGAAGGTAAAAATTATAGTATGAGTCCATTTTGTATAAAATTGGAGCTATATTTGAAAGTTGCTGGTTTAGCCTATCAAAACCATTTTGGGTTAGAGTTTAATAAATCTCCTACAGGTAAAATGCCATATATTCAGATTAAAGGTAAAAAATACGCTGATAGCAATCTTATAATTTCTCGACTAGAGCAAGAAAATAATTTTTTTATAGATGAACATTTAGATAGTCAGCAAAAAGCTATAGCTTTGAGTTTTATCAGGTTATGTGAAGATAGTTTATATTGGGCTGGACTTTATAGTCGTTGGATAGATACTGATAATAAAATATGGAAAATAAACTTTATAGAAGCTTCTGGATTGCCAAAAATAATGGCAAGTATTATATATCCAGTAGTAAAGAGAAATATTTTACGGCAACTTAGATCTATTGGGCTTATGAGTTTAACAAAAAGTGAAATATATTCAAAAGCAGAAAAGGATATTAGTGCTATAGCTAACTTCTTAGAGGTAAGGAAATATTTTTTTAATGACAAAGTATCTTTGCTTGATTTGACAGTATTTAGCTTTTTGGTAACAATAGGTGATGGAACTTGTAGTAAAAGACTACAAAGCTTTGTTTGTAGTAAAAATTTAGGAAGTTTTATAGAGAATATACAAAATAAATATTTAGCTACCTAA
- a CDS encoding ankyrin repeat domain-containing protein, with protein MSYYNNLYTNIQDISYKCGWGNYYEVLKLPRGLCFGLAAMWGQAYLAHDLSTFYKRLRILTSETIGEQFNGIRYTKLTELINAVCDYERQLSKYKSAGQVNYYASLGQEKKTYELVISIRAFLDGLVAYQCHKYRFLYGGECFGQSILKTSPLVINRRLTVTNQKILNHQSDVTYQKVSPLIEVFSSPFIGDKQDYIDFLKPLVNSLSKNPFPSYISVSSIAYRTAHNIVFNTGLELYDANRLYDNDVGALECRSIEELVDRFFSNVFRLDIESHSLLTLNISVFTSPKYKNRIKQFSIYPDYLKVNLIKEEVNNKLNGYINRVSLLKSHYNSAKYVRDKLICYQDIGDIYSYLSEEYKILKNGGQGLKMRFQHYENKAAFLSNSSSEYYTVIKQILDYIHQIYFRKIVDDVDHYKGMLLKNIFIKGYYKSDNFLYIACRKGHKEIVKLLLDKNINNVNKVISNWTTPLYAACECGHKEIVELLLANNADINKTKRGINSLDIACYAGHTEIVKLLLAHKVAINQTKDIGIRPLFYACKKGYTEISKLLLELGKYTITSINKVIGVGETLLYTACRKGHIEIVDLLLSNGADIKKATNFGVTPLYAACWRGHTEIVKLLLEKDVLASNNSIANYFLGGCHPYSNNQILDSLKKHFWKHNINTPGYFPQVNGGTETSTPLIRGCYFMDNRSIKWLLNNYKELNNATIFRNKCALGWYQIHKNKVGYDIGIEKRLKLLLK; from the coding sequence ATGAGCTACTATAATAATTTATACACAAATATACAAGATATTTCATATAAGTGTGGCTGGGGTAATTATTATGAGGTTTTGAAGTTACCAAGAGGCTTATGTTTTGGTCTTGCTGCTATGTGGGGCCAAGCTTACCTAGCTCATGATCTTTCTACTTTTTATAAAAGATTACGAATACTTACAAGCGAGACTATAGGTGAGCAGTTTAATGGTATTAGATATACTAAATTAACTGAACTTATTAATGCTGTGTGTGATTATGAGAGACAATTATCTAAATATAAATCGGCTGGTCAAGTTAATTATTACGCTAGTCTTGGTCAAGAAAAGAAAACATACGAATTAGTTATATCAATAAGAGCTTTTTTAGATGGCTTAGTTGCATATCAATGTCATAAATATAGATTTCTGTATGGAGGTGAATGCTTTGGTCAGAGTATACTAAAAACTTCACCATTGGTTATAAATCGAAGATTAACTGTTACTAACCAAAAAATATTAAATCATCAAAGTGATGTTACTTATCAAAAAGTTTCACCACTTATTGAGGTATTTAGCTCTCCTTTTATTGGTGATAAACAAGACTATATAGATTTTTTAAAGCCATTAGTTAATAGTCTTTCTAAGAATCCTTTTCCTTCTTATATTAGTGTAAGTAGTATTGCTTATAGGACAGCCCACAATATCGTATTTAATACAGGTTTAGAGTTGTATGATGCTAATCGATTATACGATAATGATGTTGGAGCCTTAGAATGTCGCAGTATTGAAGAGTTGGTTGATCGGTTTTTTAGTAATGTTTTTCGTCTTGACATAGAGTCACACAGTCTCTTAACTTTAAATATATCAGTTTTTACAAGTCCAAAGTACAAAAATAGGATTAAACAATTTAGTATCTATCCTGATTATCTTAAAGTGAATCTAATAAAAGAAGAGGTAAATAATAAGCTTAATGGCTATATTAATAGAGTCAGTTTATTAAAATCACATTATAATTCTGCAAAATATGTGAGAGATAAGTTAATTTGTTACCAAGATATAGGAGATATTTATAGTTATTTATCTGAAGAATATAAAATATTAAAAAACGGGGGGCAGGGGTTAAAAATGCGGTTTCAACATTATGAAAATAAAGCAGCATTTTTATCGAATAGTTCCAGCGAATACTATACAGTAATTAAACAAATATTGGATTATATTCATCAAATATATTTTAGGAAAATTGTAGATGATGTTGACCATTATAAGGGAATGTTACTTAAAAATATTTTTATTAAAGGTTATTATAAAAGTGATAATTTTCTATATATTGCCTGCCGTAAAGGTCATAAAGAAATAGTTAAGTTATTATTGGATAAGAATATTAATAACGTAAACAAGGTTATAAGTAATTGGACAACCCCTTTATATGCTGCTTGCGAATGTGGCCATAAGGAAATAGTTGAGTTATTGCTAGCGAATAATGCTGATATAAATAAAACTAAAAGAGGAATTAACTCTTTAGATATAGCCTGCTATGCCGGTCATACAGAAATAGTCAAGCTATTATTGGCTCATAAAGTTGCTATAAATCAAACTAAAGATATAGGAATAAGGCCCTTATTTTATGCTTGTAAAAAAGGATATACAGAAATAAGTAAGTTATTACTAGAATTAGGTAAATATACCATCACTAGTATAAATAAAGTTATAGGAGTTGGAGAAACACTTTTATATACTGCTTGTAGAAAAGGACACATAGAAATAGTTGATTTATTATTAAGTAATGGTGCGGATATCAAAAAAGCTACAAATTTTGGAGTAACTCCTTTATATGCTGCCTGTTGGCGGGGTCATACGGAAATAGTTAAGTTATTGTTAGAGAAAGATGTGTTAGCAAGTAACAATTCTATTGCTAATTATTTTTTAGGTGGATGCCATCCCTACTCAAATAATCAAATTTTAGATTCTTTAAAAAAACATTTTTGGAAGCATAATATTAACACGCCTGGCTATTTTCCACAAGTAAATGGTGGGACAGAGACATCAACCCCTCTAATACGAGGATGTTATTTTATGGATAATAGAAGTATTAAATGGCTTTTAAATAATTATAAAGAACTAAACAACGCTACGATTTTTAGAAATAAATGTGCGCTAGGATGGTATCAAATTCATAAAAATAAAGTAGGTTATGATATAGGTATAGAAAAAAGATTAAAGTTATTATTGAAATAA